A part of Brachybacterium faecium DSM 4810 genomic DNA contains:
- a CDS encoding putative regulatory protein, FmdB family (PFAM: Putative regulatory protein (CxxC_CxxC_SSSS)~TIGRFAM: putative regulatory protein, FmdB family) — MPIYEFRCESAHEYERTVPISARDEDLTCPRCGARSRRRISAPRLSTLGSPAATLLDRTAASAHEPAVVDRIPSTGRAAGARTTTDPRHARLPRP, encoded by the coding sequence GTGCCGATCTACGAGTTCCGCTGCGAGAGCGCCCACGAGTACGAGCGCACCGTGCCCATCAGCGCCCGCGACGAGGACCTCACCTGTCCGCGCTGCGGCGCCCGGTCGCGCCGACGGATCAGCGCGCCCCGGCTGAGCACCCTCGGCTCGCCCGCGGCCACGCTCCTGGACCGCACCGCGGCCAGCGCCCACGAACCGGCCGTCGTCGACCGGATCCCGAGCACCGGCCGGGCCGCCGGTGCCCGCACCACCACGGATCCGCGCCACGCGCGGCTGCCGCGGCCCTGA
- a CDS encoding predicted acetamidase/formamidase (PFAM: Acetamidase/Formamidase family): MPQNVFPLDSAKPFTEQKILGHNRWHPEIPPAVSVNPGDVFRVDCREWFDGYIKNDDSAEDIATAPLHTVHTLSGPFRIEGAKPGDLLIVDILDVGPIPQEDDGPLAGQGWGYTGIFAKRNGGSFLTDEFPDAYKAVWGFRGDRATSRHVPGVEFTGMIHPGLMGTAPSPELLKTWNSREAALIATDPDRVPALALPPEPDGAILGGVPETDRDRVAGEGARTAPPRENGGNQDIKNLTKGTRIFYPVYVDGANFSVGDLHFSQGDGEITFCGGIEMGGFLDLHVDVIKGGMEKYNVSENAIFMPGNTAPQHSRWLSFSGTSVTLDGEQRYLDSHLAYQRACLHAIDYLSTFGWSKEQAYLLLGAAPIEGRFSGVVDIPNACATVYLPLDIFDIDIRPGSGEVPRIDPGIGAPRASVG; this comes from the coding sequence ATGCCCCAGAACGTGTTCCCCCTCGACTCCGCGAAGCCCTTCACCGAGCAGAAGATCCTCGGTCACAACCGCTGGCACCCGGAGATCCCTCCGGCCGTCAGCGTGAACCCCGGCGACGTGTTCCGGGTGGACTGCCGCGAATGGTTCGACGGCTACATCAAGAACGACGACTCCGCCGAGGACATCGCCACGGCGCCCCTGCACACCGTCCACACCCTCTCCGGCCCGTTCCGCATCGAGGGCGCGAAGCCCGGGGACCTGCTGATCGTCGACATCCTCGACGTCGGCCCCATCCCGCAGGAGGACGACGGCCCGCTGGCCGGCCAGGGCTGGGGCTACACGGGCATCTTCGCCAAGCGCAACGGCGGCAGCTTCCTCACCGACGAGTTCCCCGACGCGTACAAGGCCGTCTGGGGCTTCCGCGGCGACCGGGCCACCTCGCGCCACGTGCCGGGCGTGGAGTTCACCGGCATGATCCATCCCGGACTCATGGGCACCGCCCCCTCGCCCGAGCTGCTCAAGACGTGGAACTCGCGGGAGGCGGCGCTCATCGCGACCGATCCGGACCGCGTGCCCGCCCTCGCGCTGCCGCCGGAGCCCGACGGGGCGATCCTCGGCGGCGTGCCCGAGACCGACAGGGACCGGGTGGCCGGCGAGGGCGCCCGCACCGCCCCGCCCCGCGAGAACGGCGGCAACCAGGACATCAAGAACCTCACCAAGGGCACCCGCATCTTCTACCCGGTGTACGTGGACGGGGCGAACTTCTCCGTGGGCGACCTGCACTTCTCACAGGGCGACGGCGAGATCACCTTCTGCGGCGGCATCGAGATGGGCGGGTTCCTGGACCTCCACGTCGACGTCATCAAGGGAGGCATGGAGAAGTACAACGTCAGCGAGAACGCGATCTTCATGCCGGGCAACACCGCGCCGCAGCACAGCCGGTGGCTGTCCTTCTCCGGCACCTCGGTGACGCTCGACGGCGAGCAGCGCTACCTCGATTCGCACCTCGCGTACCAGCGGGCCTGCCTGCACGCGATCGACTACCTCTCGACGTTCGGCTGGTCGAAGGAGCAGGCCTATCTGCTGCTGGGGGCCGCGCCCATCGAGGGCCGGTTCTCCGGCGTGGTCGATATCCCCAACGCCTGCGCGACCGTGTACCTGCCGCTGGACATCTTCGACATCGACATCCGTCCCGGCAGCGGCGAGGTGCCGAGGATCGACCCGGGCATCGGCGCACCGCGCGCGAGCGTGGGCTGA
- a CDS encoding uncharacterized conserved protein (PFAM: Protein of unknown function (DUF419)) produces MRLADTLIDMDGIALQDIARARAEELPGAAMSRPFGPEYEVAKVLGKMFLLLTEVPGQPVVVLKADPRDSEALREAHAEITPGYHMNKRHWITLEPGGELDGEFVRELVTDSYLLVVEGLPRAKRPVDPATFLAGDA; encoded by the coding sequence ATGCGGCTGGCTGACACACTGATCGACATGGACGGCATTGCACTGCAGGACATCGCCCGCGCGCGTGCCGAGGAGCTGCCCGGGGCGGCCATGAGTCGCCCCTTCGGCCCCGAGTACGAGGTGGCGAAGGTCCTCGGCAAGATGTTCCTCCTGCTCACGGAGGTGCCGGGGCAGCCCGTCGTGGTGCTCAAGGCCGATCCGCGCGACTCGGAAGCTCTGCGGGAGGCGCATGCGGAGATCACCCCGGGCTATCACATGAACAAACGCCACTGGATCACCCTCGAGCCGGGAGGCGAGCTGGACGGCGAGTTCGTCCGGGAGCTGGTGACCGACTCGTATCTGCTGGTCGTCGAGGGCCTGCCGCGGGCGAAGCGGCCGGTGGATCCGGCGACGTTCCTGGCCGGTGACGCCTGA
- a CDS encoding chaperone protein DnaK (PFAM: Hsp70 protein~TIGRFAM: chaperone protein DnaK), with translation MSRVVGIDLGTTNSAVAVLEGGQPTVIANAEGSRTTPSVVAFSKQGEVLVGEVAKRQAVTNVDRTIASVKRHMGTDWSQEIDDKKYTAQEISARTLGKLKKDAESYLGESVTDAVITVPAYFSDSERQATKDAGTIAGLNVLRIINEPTAAALAYGLEKGKDDEQILVFDLGGGTFDVSLLEVSKDDEGSTIQVQATAGDNRLGGDDWDQKIVDWLISQVKNKEGVDLGKDRIALQRLKEAAEQAKKELSSSTSTTLSLQYLSMTENGPLHLDEKLTRAQFEDMTSDLLERTKAPFHQVIKDAGISVSDIDHVVLVGGSTRMPAVTEVVKSLTGGKEPNKSVNPDEVVAVGAALQAAVIKGERKDVLLMDVTPLSLGIETKGGVMTKLIERNAAIPTKTSEVFSTAEDNQPSVAIQVFQGERQFTRDNKMLGTFELTGIAPAPRGIPQVEVTFDIDSNGIVHVTAKDRGTGNEQSIQITGGSALSEEDIDRMVKDAEAHAAEDEERRKNADARNTLEQLVYQGEKLLKDNEDKISDADKTKAEDAIKEAKDELAQEDASTEGLEGKRDSLNEALQAVGTAIYSQAQEGAEGAEGAEQPADSSEDDDVVDAEIVDEDEEKK, from the coding sequence ATGTCCCGTGTCGTCGGAATCGACCTCGGCACCACCAACTCCGCCGTCGCCGTCCTCGAGGGCGGTCAGCCCACCGTCATCGCGAACGCCGAGGGCTCCCGCACCACCCCGTCGGTCGTCGCCTTCTCCAAGCAGGGAGAGGTGCTCGTCGGCGAGGTCGCCAAGCGTCAGGCCGTCACCAACGTCGATCGCACGATCGCCTCCGTCAAGCGCCACATGGGCACCGACTGGAGCCAGGAGATCGACGACAAGAAGTACACCGCGCAGGAGATCTCCGCGCGCACCCTCGGCAAGCTCAAGAAGGACGCCGAGTCCTACCTGGGCGAGTCCGTGACGGACGCGGTCATCACCGTGCCCGCGTACTTCTCCGACTCCGAGCGCCAGGCCACCAAGGATGCCGGCACCATCGCCGGCCTGAACGTGCTGCGCATCATCAACGAGCCCACCGCCGCGGCGCTCGCCTACGGCCTCGAGAAGGGCAAGGACGATGAGCAGATCCTCGTCTTCGACCTCGGCGGCGGCACCTTCGACGTCTCCCTGCTCGAGGTGAGCAAGGACGACGAGGGCTCCACCATCCAGGTCCAGGCCACCGCGGGCGACAACCGCCTCGGCGGTGACGACTGGGACCAGAAGATCGTCGACTGGCTGATCTCGCAGGTGAAGAACAAGGAGGGTGTGGACCTCGGGAAGGACCGCATCGCCCTGCAGCGCCTCAAGGAGGCCGCCGAGCAGGCCAAGAAGGAGCTGAGCTCCTCGACCTCCACCACCCTCTCGCTGCAGTACCTGTCGATGACGGAGAACGGCCCGCTGCACCTCGACGAGAAGCTCACCCGCGCCCAGTTCGAGGACATGACCTCGGACCTGCTCGAGCGCACCAAGGCGCCCTTCCATCAGGTGATCAAGGACGCGGGCATCTCCGTCTCCGACATCGACCACGTGGTGCTCGTGGGCGGCTCCACCCGCATGCCGGCCGTGACCGAGGTCGTCAAGTCCCTCACCGGCGGCAAGGAGCCCAACAAGTCCGTGAACCCGGACGAGGTCGTCGCCGTGGGCGCCGCGCTGCAGGCCGCCGTCATCAAGGGCGAGCGCAAGGACGTCCTGCTCATGGACGTCACCCCGCTCTCCCTCGGCATCGAGACCAAGGGCGGCGTGATGACCAAGCTCATCGAGCGCAACGCGGCCATCCCCACCAAGACCTCCGAGGTGTTCTCCACCGCTGAGGACAACCAGCCCTCCGTGGCGATCCAGGTGTTCCAGGGCGAGCGTCAGTTCACCCGGGACAACAAGATGCTCGGCACCTTCGAGCTGACCGGCATCGCGCCGGCCCCGCGCGGCATCCCGCAGGTCGAGGTCACCTTCGACATCGACTCCAACGGCATCGTGCACGTGACCGCCAAGGACCGCGGCACCGGCAACGAGCAGTCCATCCAGATCACCGGCGGCTCGGCCCTGTCCGAGGAGGACATCGACCGCATGGTGAAGGACGCCGAGGCCCACGCCGCCGAGGACGAGGAGCGCCGCAAGAACGCCGACGCCCGCAACACCCTCGAGCAGCTCGTCTACCAGGGCGAGAAGCTGCTCAAGGACAACGAGGACAAGATCTCGGACGCGGACAAGACCAAGGCCGAGGACGCCATCAAGGAGGCCAAGGACGAGCTGGCCCAGGAGGACGCCTCGACCGAGGGCCTCGAGGGCAAGCGCGACTCCCTCAACGAGGCGCTGCAGGCCGTGGGCACCGCGATCTACTCGCAGGCCCAGGAGGGCGCCGAGGGTGCCGAGGGCGCGGAGCAGCCCGCCGACTCCTCCGAGGATGACGACGTCGTCGACGCCGAGATCGTGGACGAGGACGAGGAGAAGAAGTGA
- a CDS encoding molecular chaperone GrpE (heat shock protein) (PFAM: GrpE), translating into MTEDRSTPDDAQRPEGEPTFSFTDKRKVNPEDGSVRPTGATPAAEGQGASEPVDPIDAEAAKLFEQAAEGGDDSAPADAGRVAELEGKVTELTEQLKRDQAEYVNSRRRIEAAAEVSKEAAIAGVLASLIGVLDDVELGRQHGDIAEGTPFHSIAQKLEEVLGSHGLKRFGAVGEEFDPNLHEALMHEDAEDVETPTISLVMQPGYAMNDRILRPARVGTRGPA; encoded by the coding sequence ATGACCGAGGACCGGAGCACTCCCGACGACGCTCAGCGCCCAGAGGGTGAGCCGACGTTCTCCTTCACCGACAAGCGCAAGGTGAACCCGGAGGACGGCTCGGTCCGTCCCACCGGGGCCACCCCCGCGGCCGAGGGCCAGGGCGCCTCCGAGCCCGTCGATCCGATCGATGCCGAGGCGGCGAAGCTCTTCGAGCAGGCCGCCGAGGGCGGCGACGACAGCGCCCCGGCCGATGCCGGACGCGTCGCCGAGCTCGAGGGCAAGGTCACCGAGCTCACCGAGCAGCTCAAGCGCGATCAGGCCGAGTACGTCAACTCGCGCCGCCGGATCGAGGCCGCTGCCGAGGTGAGCAAGGAGGCCGCGATCGCCGGCGTCCTGGCCTCGCTGATCGGCGTCCTTGACGACGTGGAGCTGGGCCGCCAGCACGGCGACATCGCCGAGGGCACCCCGTTCCACTCGATCGCCCAGAAGCTCGAGGAGGTGCTCGGCTCGCACGGCCTGAAGCGCTTCGGCGCCGTGGGGGAGGAGTTCGATCCGAACCTGCACGAGGCGCTCATGCACGAGGACGCCGAGGACGTGGAGACCCCCACGATCTCGCTCGTCATGCAGCCCGGCTACGCGATGAACGACCGCATCCTCCGGCCCGCCCGGGTCGGCACCCGCGGTCCCGCCTGA
- a CDS encoding DnaJ-class molecular chaperone with C-terminal Zn finger domain (PFAM: DnaJ domain; DnaJ C terminal region), whose translation MSGQDWLDKDFYAVLGVSKDADAQEIKKAYRSKARKYHPDRHPDDPKAEEMFKEIGEAYSVLNDPEQRQQYDAIRAMGSGGARFSAGQGGPGGAGFEDIFSSMFGGGQPGPGPAPGGAGGPDIDDLLKMFGGQAGGFGGGGGFGGGPAGFSPNRAPAKGADTSARTRISFRDAAMGTELKLSVDGRTVTTRIPAGVHDGQKIRLRGKGRPGPGGAPAGDLLLTLDVEEHPVWSADGTNLRITVPVAFDEAVLGTTVSVPLLDGGTVSVKIPPGTPSGRTLRVRGKGLVTKKSTGDLHVTVQVAVPTHVEGDARKAVEDLRSALAEEDPRAGLAEAAAR comes from the coding sequence ATGTCCGGACAGGACTGGCTCGACAAGGACTTCTACGCGGTCCTCGGCGTCTCCAAGGACGCCGACGCGCAGGAGATCAAGAAGGCCTATCGCAGCAAGGCCCGCAAGTACCACCCCGACCGTCATCCCGATGACCCCAAGGCCGAGGAGATGTTCAAGGAGATCGGCGAGGCCTACTCGGTCCTCAACGATCCCGAGCAGCGCCAGCAGTACGACGCGATCCGCGCCATGGGCTCCGGCGGTGCCCGGTTCTCCGCCGGCCAGGGCGGTCCCGGCGGCGCCGGCTTCGAGGACATCTTCTCCTCGATGTTCGGCGGCGGCCAGCCCGGCCCCGGCCCCGCTCCCGGCGGTGCCGGCGGACCCGACATCGACGACCTGCTGAAGATGTTCGGCGGCCAGGCCGGCGGCTTCGGCGGCGGGGGAGGTTTCGGCGGTGGACCGGCCGGGTTCTCCCCGAACCGCGCCCCGGCGAAGGGCGCCGACACCTCCGCCCGCACCCGGATCAGCTTCCGCGATGCGGCGATGGGCACCGAACTGAAGCTGAGCGTCGACGGCCGCACGGTCACCACCCGCATCCCCGCCGGGGTGCACGACGGCCAGAAGATCCGCCTGCGCGGCAAGGGCCGGCCCGGACCGGGCGGCGCCCCCGCCGGCGACCTGCTGCTCACCCTGGACGTCGAGGAGCACCCGGTGTGGAGCGCCGACGGGACGAACCTGAGGATCACCGTGCCGGTCGCCTTCGACGAGGCCGTGCTGGGCACCACGGTGTCCGTCCCGCTGCTGGACGGCGGCACGGTCTCGGTGAAGATCCCGCCCGGCACGCCCTCCGGCCGTACCCTGAGGGTGCGCGGCAAGGGCCTGGTGACCAAGAAGTCCACCGGCGACCTCCACGTCACGGTCCAGGTCGCCGTCCCCACCCACGTGGAGGGCGATGCCCGGAAGGCCGTCGAGGACCTCCGCTCGGCGCTGGCCGAGGAGGACCCGAGGGCCGGGCTCGCCGAGGCCGCCGCGCGCTGA
- a CDS encoding predicted transcriptional regulator (PFAM: MerR family regulatory protein) encodes MPSSHRLDDRAPVFVISVAAELSGMHPQTLRQYDRLGLVIPQRTRGRGRRYSTRDIARLREIQALSQEDGINLAGIKRILELQDEVTALEDQLSRVRDTLETMTPAQRRVFSADRDGEISALRRGERPRRRSSGNALVVWRPTRRS; translated from the coding sequence ATGCCCAGCTCGCACCGCCTGGACGACCGGGCGCCCGTGTTCGTGATCTCGGTGGCGGCGGAGCTCTCCGGGATGCACCCGCAGACCCTGCGCCAGTACGACCGCCTGGGCCTGGTGATCCCGCAGCGCACCCGGGGCCGCGGCCGCCGCTACAGCACCCGCGACATCGCGCGCCTTCGCGAGATCCAGGCGCTCTCCCAGGAGGACGGCATCAACCTCGCCGGGATCAAGCGCATCCTCGAGCTGCAGGACGAGGTGACCGCGCTGGAGGACCAGCTGAGCCGGGTCCGCGACACCCTGGAGACGATGACCCCCGCCCAGCGGCGCGTCTTCTCCGCCGACCGGGACGGGGAGATCAGCGCCCTGCGCCGCGGCGAGCGTCCACGCCGGCGCAGCAGCGGCAACGCCCTGGTGGTGTGGAGGCCTACGCGCCGCTCCTGA
- a CDS encoding glycosyltransferase (PFAM: Glycosyl transferases group 1) translates to MLMRSRARRRSAPALPAAQHAGAEHPPLRVLLPRGLAALARESGIGAAIRHQEKAVRSLGHEVVTDPLGPFDVVHLNTPFPDTLLLALWARLRRRPTLVWAHSTEDDFRDSFPGSNRLAPLFRRWIALLYRRGDAVVTPSEYSRQLISAPKYGLRAPIRVLSNGVDTGFFRPDPTARQRLRDSLGLPPEATVVISVGMQLRRKGILDWVEVARRMPEVTFVWYGRTDPRLLTAEVERSLAGAPANALFPGYVQAEQLREAYCGADAFCFLTKEETEGIVLWEALACGVPALVRGIPLYREAMPDGVLTHQVAGDGPEFPGRAAARLRALLDGELEDLTAAGRRAAEGVDLEQVAKRLREIYRLAGVRPVRGVRSGA, encoded by the coding sequence ATGCTCATGAGGTCCCGCGCCCGTCGGCGCTCCGCCCCCGCCCTCCCCGCTGCGCAGCATGCCGGCGCCGAGCATCCGCCGCTGCGGGTGCTGCTGCCCCGCGGGCTCGCCGCGCTCGCCCGCGAATCGGGCATCGGCGCCGCGATCCGCCACCAGGAGAAGGCGGTGCGCTCCCTGGGCCACGAGGTGGTCACCGACCCGCTGGGCCCCTTCGACGTGGTCCATCTGAACACCCCGTTCCCGGACACGCTGCTGCTGGCCCTGTGGGCACGGCTGCGCAGACGCCCGACGCTGGTGTGGGCGCACTCCACCGAGGACGACTTCCGCGACTCCTTCCCGGGCTCGAACCGTCTGGCCCCGCTGTTCCGGCGCTGGATCGCGCTCCTGTACCGCCGCGGGGACGCCGTGGTCACGCCGAGCGAGTACTCCAGGCAGCTGATCTCCGCGCCGAAGTACGGGCTGCGCGCCCCGATCCGCGTGCTCTCCAACGGGGTCGACACCGGCTTCTTCCGCCCGGACCCGACCGCGCGGCAGCGGCTGCGGGACTCCCTCGGCCTGCCGCCGGAGGCCACCGTGGTGATCAGCGTCGGGATGCAGCTGCGGCGCAAGGGCATCCTGGACTGGGTGGAGGTGGCCCGGAGGATGCCCGAGGTCACCTTCGTCTGGTACGGCCGCACCGATCCCAGGCTGCTCACCGCCGAGGTGGAGCGCTCCCTGGCCGGCGCCCCCGCGAACGCGCTGTTCCCCGGGTACGTGCAGGCCGAGCAGCTGCGTGAAGCGTACTGCGGCGCGGACGCGTTCTGCTTCCTCACCAAGGAGGAGACCGAGGGGATCGTGCTGTGGGAGGCGCTCGCCTGCGGAGTGCCGGCGCTGGTGCGGGGGATCCCGCTGTACCGCGAGGCGATGCCCGACGGGGTGCTCACGCACCAGGTCGCGGGCGACGGGCCCGAGTTCCCCGGCCGGGCCGCGGCGAGGCTGCGGGCTCTGCTGGACGGGGAGCTGGAGGACCTCACCGCGGCGGGCCGCCGCGCCGCGGAGGGCGTCGACCTCGAGCAGGTCGCGAAACGGCTGCGGGAGATCTACCGGCTGGCCGGGGTGCGTCCGGTGCGCGGCGTCAGGAGCGGCGCGTAG
- a CDS encoding uncharacterized conserved protein (PFAM: SNARE associated Golgi protein~TIGRFAM: Tat (twin-arginine translocation) pathway signal sequence), whose amino-acid sequence MSTSTGSLPRLRADFPASAAAADRPDAGTAPPTRRDPLRLAAQLSPLLGLGVSIALVWWGLETGVLQSLENLQVFIDSLGAWGPVAFLIASAASVVFPIVPAGLLVIAGPVLFGPIEGTIYNYVAVCAGSLLNFAIARHVGLGLIERLFRPRTVEKFLGWTRSGHFTRAFAFAIALPIAPDDLLCYIAGTTRMRWRTYVAIILLCKPWALIAYGLGVSALVLRFLPW is encoded by the coding sequence ATGAGCACGAGCACCGGTTCCCTCCCCCGTCTCCGTGCCGATTTCCCGGCGTCGGCCGCGGCGGCCGATCGGCCCGACGCGGGGACCGCGCCGCCCACCCGCCGGGATCCGCTGCGGCTGGCCGCACAGCTGTCCCCGCTGCTGGGCCTCGGCGTCAGCATCGCCCTGGTGTGGTGGGGGCTGGAGACGGGTGTGCTGCAGTCGCTCGAGAACCTGCAGGTGTTCATCGACTCGCTGGGCGCCTGGGGGCCGGTCGCCTTCCTGATCGCCTCGGCCGCCTCCGTGGTCTTCCCGATCGTGCCCGCCGGGCTGCTGGTGATCGCCGGCCCCGTGCTGTTCGGCCCGATCGAGGGCACGATCTACAACTACGTCGCCGTCTGCGCCGGGTCCCTGCTGAACTTCGCCATCGCCCGCCACGTGGGCCTGGGGCTCATCGAGCGGCTCTTCCGCCCGCGCACGGTCGAGAAGTTCCTGGGCTGGACCCGCAGCGGCCATTTCACCCGCGCGTTCGCCTTCGCGATCGCCCTGCCGATCGCTCCGGACGACCTGCTGTGCTACATCGCGGGCACCACGCGGATGCGGTGGCGCACCTACGTCGCGATCATCCTGCTGTGCAAGCCGTGGGCCCTGATCGCCTACGGACTGGGGGTCAGCGCCCTCGTGCTCCGCTTCCTGCCCTGGTGA
- a CDS encoding glycosyltransferase (PFAM: Glycosyl transferases group 1) yields the protein MRSGDAIAGTGWEPRGVNANTKHPDPPATTSGRPLRVLLTTDWWEPVVNGVVASVQTLRRELLALGCDVRVLTLSQGLRTRNEEGVYRLGSVSASMVYDRARIGMPSGRRVLREILRWSPDVVHSQAEFSTYVWARRIARTLSVPLVHTYHTIYEDYTHYYSPSRTMGRKVVESFSRRVLSRTDAVIVPTAKVARLLTGYRVDRPLHVIPTGLDLERFRPARTAGEHADARALRAGLGIRPEQRVLLSVSRLAKEKNLDEVLEMMALADREDTVLVLVGEGPYRGALEARAAALGITDRVCFTGVVAPADIPRWYRMGDVFVGASLSETQGLTFIEAMSSGLPLLCRRDPSLASVVVEGVTGWQFESPAQFTTRLNALLDDPRGREQMSRAALDRARITCDAQEFGRSVLSVYQQARGRREPLIVRHEPVPA from the coding sequence ATGCGCTCGGGGGACGCGATCGCCGGCACCGGGTGGGAACCTCGAGGGGTGAATGCGAACACGAAGCACCCCGACCCGCCGGCGACGACCTCCGGGCGCCCGCTGCGGGTGCTGCTGACCACCGACTGGTGGGAGCCGGTCGTCAACGGCGTGGTCGCCTCGGTCCAGACCCTGCGGCGCGAGCTCCTCGCGCTGGGCTGCGACGTGCGCGTGCTGACCCTCTCCCAGGGCCTGCGCACCCGGAACGAGGAGGGCGTGTACCGCCTCGGCTCGGTCTCCGCGTCGATGGTGTACGACCGCGCCCGCATCGGCATGCCCTCGGGGCGCCGCGTGCTGCGCGAGATCCTTCGGTGGAGCCCTGACGTGGTGCATTCCCAAGCCGAGTTCTCCACCTATGTGTGGGCGCGTCGCATCGCCCGCACGCTCTCGGTGCCGCTGGTGCACACGTACCACACCATCTACGAGGACTACACCCACTACTACTCCCCCAGCCGCACCATGGGCCGCAAGGTGGTGGAGTCCTTCTCCCGCAGGGTGCTCTCGCGCACGGACGCGGTGATCGTGCCGACCGCCAAGGTGGCCCGGCTCCTGACCGGATACAGGGTGGACCGCCCCCTGCACGTCATCCCCACCGGGCTGGACCTCGAGCGCTTCCGCCCCGCCCGCACCGCCGGCGAGCACGCCGACGCCCGCGCCCTGCGCGCCGGTCTGGGGATCCGTCCCGAGCAGCGGGTGCTGCTGTCCGTCTCGCGCCTGGCCAAGGAGAAGAACCTCGATGAGGTGCTCGAGATGATGGCCCTCGCGGACCGGGAGGACACCGTGCTGGTGCTGGTCGGCGAGGGGCCGTACCGCGGCGCGCTCGAGGCCCGTGCGGCGGCGCTCGGCATCACGGACCGGGTCTGCTTCACGGGCGTCGTCGCACCGGCCGACATCCCGCGCTGGTACCGCATGGGGGACGTGTTCGTCGGCGCCTCCCTCAGCGAGACCCAGGGACTGACCTTCATCGAGGCGATGTCCAGCGGCCTCCCGCTGCTGTGCCGCCGCGACCCATCGCTCGCGAGCGTCGTGGTCGAGGGTGTCACGGGCTGGCAGTTCGAGAGCCCCGCCCAGTTCACGACCCGGCTGAACGCGCTCCTGGACGATCCGCGCGGACGCGAGCAGATGTCCCGCGCGGCCCTGGACCGGGCCCGCATCACCTGCGACGCGCAGGAGTTCGGCCGCAGCGTGCTCAGCGTGTACCAGCAGGCCCGCGGGCGCCGCGAGCCGCTGATCGTGCGGCACGAGCCGGTGCCGGCATGA
- a CDS encoding conserved hypothetical protein TIGR00481 (PFAM: Phosphatidylethanolamine-binding protein~TIGRFAM: conserved hypothetical protein TIGR00481), whose protein sequence is MPAQDSFAISSNATPDGSEVAPQQLVASLGGENLSPDLSWSGAPEGTRSFAVTCYDPDAPTGSGFWHWVAWDIPATTTSLPLGVARDDATLLQAANDFGNAGYDGPEPPPGAPHRYQFSVHALPVESLGVAADSPHIAARFAIFTQQLASATLTARYQVVD, encoded by the coding sequence ATGCCTGCTCAGGATTCCTTCGCCATCAGTTCGAACGCCACTCCCGACGGCTCCGAGGTCGCGCCCCAGCAGCTGGTGGCCTCCCTCGGCGGGGAGAACCTCTCCCCCGACCTCTCCTGGTCGGGCGCCCCGGAGGGCACCCGCTCCTTCGCCGTGACCTGCTACGACCCGGACGCTCCCACGGGCTCCGGATTCTGGCACTGGGTGGCCTGGGACATCCCCGCCACGACCACGTCGCTGCCCCTCGGCGTGGCCCGGGACGACGCCACGCTGCTGCAGGCGGCGAACGACTTCGGCAACGCCGGCTACGACGGTCCCGAACCGCCGCCGGGCGCCCCGCACCGCTACCAGTTCTCCGTGCACGCCCTGCCCGTGGAGAGCCTCGGGGTCGCTGCGGACTCCCCGCACATCGCCGCCCGCTTCGCGATCTTCACCCAGCAGCTCGCCTCGGCCACCCTCACCGCGCGATACCAGGTGGTCGACTGA